One genomic segment of Gopherus flavomarginatus isolate rGopFla2 chromosome 11, rGopFla2.mat.asm, whole genome shotgun sequence includes these proteins:
- the LOC127030808 gene encoding olfactory receptor 11A1-like, whose translation MAKLLRLNQTAIDGFILLGFSDLCESQVLLFLSFLIIYIATITGNVLIVVTVLSQHRLHTPMYWFLSNLSFLEICYTTNIIPRMLLGFLLEKSIILFPVCMIQFYLFASLGTTECLLLVMMAYDRYLAICYPLHYAAVMTGRVCTQLAAGSWACGFLIPMITVSVVSHLTFCGPKEINHFFCDFKPLVKLSCTDSYSVETTVSILSSVVTLVPFLLILVSYTHILRAILRIPSATGRQKAFSTCSSHLIVVTTFYGTLIVMYVAPSANDSPALNKVFSLLYTTVTPMFNPIIYSLRNQEVREGVKKLLRTMVLKGSKFKITLCK comes from the coding sequence ATGGCCAAACTACTCAGGCTAAATCAAACAGCCATCGATGGATTCATCCTCTTAGGATTCTCCGATCTCTGCGAGTCTCAGGTGCTGCTCTTTCTGTCTTTTCTCATTATTTACATTGCAACAATCACGGGAAATGTCTTGATTGTGGTAACAGTTCTGTCCCAGCATCGCCTTCATACCCCTATGTACTGGTTCCTGAGCAATTTGTCATTCCTGGAAATCTGCTACACCACAAATATCATCCCCAGGATGCTACTTGGTTTCCTGTTGGAGAAGAGTATAATATTATTTCCTGTCTGCATGATACAGTTCTACCTCTTTGCTTCATTGGGAACCACAGAGTGCTTGCTCCTTGTTATGATGGCTTATGATCGGTACCTGGCTATATGCTATCCACTGCACTATGCAGCTGTCATGACTGGCAGGGTCTGCACCCAGTTAGCAGCTGGTTCCTGGGCATGTGGTTTTCTGATACCCATGATAACAGTATCTGTGGTGTCCCATCTGACATTCTGTGGTCCCAAAGAAATCAACCATTTTTTCTGCGATTTCAAACCTCTCGTAAAACTTTCCTGCACGGACTCCTACTCAGTCGAAACCACTGTTAGCATCTTGTCCTCGGTTGTAACCTTGGTCCCATTTCTCTTAATCCTGGTGTCCTACActcacatcctcagggccatcctgAGAATTCCTTCTGCCACCGGGAGGCAaaaggccttctccacctgctcctcccacctcattgtggtCACCACTTTCTACGGGACCCTGATTGTCATGTACGTAGCCCCCTCAGCAAACGACTCACCAGCTCTTAACAAGGTCTTCTCCCTGCTGTACACCACAGTGACCCCCATGTTTAATCCCATCATATACAGCCTCAGAAATCAGGAAGTTCGAGAGGGTGTGAAGAAACTCCTAAGGACAATGGTTTTGAAGGGTAGCAAATTCAAGATCACATTATGCAAATAA